One genomic region from Streptomyces sp. NBC_00582 encodes:
- a CDS encoding protein kinase domain-containing protein: MALHKDDPKALGGYRIVDRLGSGGMGVVYLGRSRSGREVAVKLVHAQYAEDGIFRARFRQEIEAVRKVSGAFTAPVVDADPEAPRPWMATQYVPGAALSARLRETGPLKGAELRRLALGLVEALRDIHRAGVVHRDLKPANVLMAEDGPRVIDFGISRATESQTLTETGHAIGTPPFMSPEQFKDARSVGPASDVFSLGALLVFAATGRGPFDAESPYMTAYRVMHEEPSLDAVPEPLRGLLGRCLAKEAGDRLGLEELGRELAGALPEPEAGDARTVPQWVPPARVTPEEPPRPRAGRRLRRWPVLAGAAGVLAVALAVSSLYDPFTRSDTTAEPDGAGAGSSRWEPLPAGWKPWRTSVFGTAATGVRRPLGGVTGVTEGGTLSCTAGKGALYCGGSGTLPIRVDAATGRILWRADSLPSGVTREGYGSTLLGVHDDTVLVAQSVMNSTGDDTATSVVALDAGTGERLWSRAMDGSGTDPAVVGELLLIPDGKRVTARDPRDGTARWTTTLPAGGDYGCELHDVDGLPYAGCTNAGTPSRTVFYAVDPADGTTRKVSVPDGDAVHVGTVDGDLAFVMASRQGSPTSTDSVYTEVLLVDPDTAAVRRKKLAGSARGRVALVGGVLCFAASSGLLTGYAPGTGERLWSTATTLQQPGEPVADGQGRTAFVASASGRVAALDIAAGGLLWESPARADHVGGMGYQSAAVFLDEGAVTVLSPDGTLFTLDPDHPDQKPVSG, from the coding sequence GTGGCGCTGCACAAGGACGACCCGAAGGCGCTCGGCGGCTACCGGATCGTCGACCGCCTCGGGTCCGGGGGCATGGGCGTCGTCTACCTGGGCCGGTCCCGTTCGGGGCGCGAGGTCGCCGTCAAGCTGGTGCACGCCCAGTACGCCGAGGACGGGATCTTCCGGGCCCGTTTCCGGCAGGAGATCGAGGCGGTCCGCAAGGTGAGCGGGGCGTTCACCGCGCCGGTCGTGGACGCCGACCCGGAGGCCCCCCGGCCCTGGATGGCCACGCAGTACGTGCCGGGCGCCGCGCTCTCCGCCCGCCTCCGGGAGACCGGCCCGCTGAAGGGCGCCGAGCTGCGCCGGCTGGCCCTCGGGCTGGTGGAGGCGCTGCGGGACATCCACCGGGCCGGGGTCGTCCACCGTGACCTCAAGCCCGCCAACGTCCTCATGGCCGAGGACGGCCCCCGGGTCATCGACTTCGGGATCTCCCGCGCCACCGAGAGCCAGACCCTCACGGAGACGGGGCACGCGATCGGCACCCCGCCGTTCATGTCCCCGGAGCAGTTCAAGGACGCCCGCTCGGTCGGCCCCGCCTCGGACGTGTTCTCCCTGGGCGCGCTGCTGGTGTTCGCCGCCACCGGCCGCGGTCCCTTCGACGCCGAGAGCCCCTACATGACGGCGTACCGCGTCATGCACGAGGAACCGTCGCTGGACGCGGTCCCCGAACCGCTGCGCGGGCTGCTGGGCCGCTGCCTCGCCAAGGAGGCCGGTGACCGGCTCGGACTCGAGGAGCTGGGCCGGGAACTGGCCGGGGCGCTGCCCGAGCCGGAGGCGGGCGACGCGCGGACGGTGCCCCAGTGGGTGCCGCCCGCCCGTGTGACACCCGAGGAGCCGCCCCGGCCGCGCGCCGGGCGCCGGCTGCGCCGGTGGCCGGTCCTGGCGGGAGCGGCGGGTGTCCTGGCCGTGGCGCTCGCCGTCTCCTCCCTGTACGACCCGTTCACCAGGTCCGACACGACGGCGGAGCCGGACGGCGCGGGCGCCGGGTCCTCCCGCTGGGAACCGCTGCCGGCCGGCTGGAAACCGTGGCGGACGTCGGTCTTCGGGACGGCCGCGACCGGTGTGCGCCGGCCGCTGGGCGGCGTCACCGGGGTGACCGAGGGCGGCACCCTGTCCTGTACGGCGGGCAAGGGCGCCCTGTACTGCGGCGGCTCCGGCACCCTTCCGATCCGGGTCGACGCGGCGACCGGCCGGATCCTCTGGCGCGCGGACTCCCTGCCCTCGGGTGTGACCCGGGAGGGGTACGGCAGCACGCTCCTCGGGGTGCACGACGACACGGTGCTGGTCGCCCAGTCGGTCATGAACAGCACGGGCGACGACACGGCGACCTCCGTCGTCGCCCTCGACGCGGGCACCGGCGAGCGGCTCTGGTCGCGCGCCATGGACGGTTCCGGCACCGACCCCGCCGTCGTCGGCGAGCTGCTGCTGATTCCGGACGGCAAGCGGGTGACGGCCCGCGACCCGCGCGACGGCACCGCGCGCTGGACCACGACGCTGCCCGCCGGGGGCGACTACGGGTGCGAGTTGCACGACGTCGACGGCCTTCCGTACGCGGGCTGCACCAACGCGGGCACCCCGTCGCGCACCGTGTTCTACGCCGTCGACCCCGCCGACGGCACCACCCGGAAGGTGAGCGTGCCGGACGGCGACGCCGTCCACGTCGGCACGGTCGACGGCGATCTGGCCTTCGTGATGGCGTCCCGGCAGGGCAGCCCGACCTCCACCGACTCGGTGTACACCGAGGTGCTGCTGGTCGACCCGGACACCGCGGCGGTGCGCAGGAAGAAGCTGGCGGGCAGCGCGCGCGGCAGGGTAGCGCTGGTCGGAGGTGTGCTGTGTTTCGCCGCCTCCAGCGGGCTGCTGACCGGTTACGCGCCCGGGACGGGCGAGCGGCTGTGGTCGACCGCGACCACCCTTCAGCAGCCCGGGGAGCCCGTCGCCGACGGGCAGGGCCGTACGGCGTTCGTGGCCAGCGCCTCCGGGCGGGTCGCCGCCCTCGACATCGCCGCGGGCGGCCTGCTGTGGGAGTCCCCCGCGCGGGCCGACCACGTCGGCGGGATGGGCTACCAGTCGGCGGCCGTGTTCCTCGACGAGGGCGCCGTGACGGTGCTCAGCCCGGACGGGACCCTCTTCACGCTGGACCCGGACCACCCCGACCAGAAGCCGGTGTCGGGCTGA
- a CDS encoding iron-sulfur cluster assembly accessory protein, whose product MSVSDETSTATDGIILSDAAAAKVKALLDQEGRDDLALRVAVQPGGCSGLRYQLFFDERSLDGDVVKDFDGVKVVTDRMSAPYLGGASIDFVDTIEKQGFTIDNPNATGSCACGDSFS is encoded by the coding sequence ATGTCCGTATCGGACGAGACCAGCACCGCCACCGACGGCATCATCCTGTCCGACGCCGCCGCGGCGAAGGTCAAGGCCCTGCTCGACCAGGAAGGCCGTGACGATCTGGCGCTGCGCGTCGCCGTGCAGCCGGGCGGCTGCTCCGGCCTGCGGTACCAGCTCTTCTTCGACGAGCGCTCCCTCGACGGCGACGTCGTCAAGGACTTCGACGGCGTCAAGGTCGTCACCGACCGCATGAGCGCCCCGTACCTGGGCGGCGCCTCCATCGACTTCGTCGACACCATCGAGAAGCAGGGCTTCACGATCGACAACCCGAACGCCACGGGCTCCTGCGCCTGCGGCGACTCCTTCAGCTGA
- a CDS encoding cytochrome c oxidase subunit 4 has product MKVQGRMFTWLSVFILIMAIVYGVWSKEPAGTTALFLAFGLSIMIGFYLGFTARRVDAGAQDNKEADVADDAGELGFFSPHSWQPLALGVGGAIAFLGVAIGWWLLYFAAPIILIGIWGWVFEYYRGENRTQ; this is encoded by the coding sequence GTGAAGGTCCAAGGCAGGATGTTCACGTGGCTGAGCGTGTTCATCCTCATCATGGCGATCGTCTACGGCGTCTGGTCAAAGGAGCCGGCGGGCACCACGGCCCTCTTCCTGGCCTTCGGTCTGTCCATCATGATCGGCTTCTACCTGGGCTTCACGGCCCGTCGGGTGGACGCGGGCGCCCAGGACAACAAGGAGGCGGACGTCGCGGACGACGCCGGCGAGCTGGGCTTCTTCAGCCCGCACAGCTGGCAGCCGCTCGCGCTGGGCGTCGGTGGCGCCATCGCCTTCCTCGGTGTCGCGATCGGCTGGTGGCTGCTGTACTTCGCCGCCCCGATCATCCTCATCGGCATCTGGGGCTGGGTCTTCGAGTACTACCGCGGTGAGAACCGCACCCAGTAG
- the ctaC gene encoding aa3-type cytochrome oxidase subunit II — translation MSPNGSDRSPRRPMRRKLLQAMTAGLVLATATGCTYKDFPRLGMPTPVTEEAPRILSLWQGSWAAALATGVLVWGLILWSAFFHRRSRTKVEVPPQTRYNMPIEALYTVVPIIIVSVLFYFTARDESKLLSLDKKPDVTVNVVGFQWSWCFNYVENVEGSTGDAKTDKNLAAIPDRYKKDFPADAGGVYTCGVPGERNPQTNNPGPTLWLPEGKTVRFVLTSRDVIHSFWVVPFLMKQDVIPGHTNAFQVVPNHEGTFLGKCAELCGVDHSRMLFNVKVVSPERYEQHLKDLAKKGQTGYVPAGIEQTAHEKNRETNNL, via the coding sequence GTGAGTCCCAACGGCTCCGACCGCTCGCCGCGGCGCCCGATGCGGCGGAAGCTGCTGCAGGCAATGACCGCGGGCCTGGTCCTGGCGACCGCCACCGGTTGCACATACAAGGACTTCCCCCGCCTTGGCATGCCCACCCCCGTCACAGAAGAGGCTCCGCGGATCCTCTCCCTGTGGCAGGGCTCCTGGGCGGCCGCGCTGGCCACCGGCGTGCTGGTGTGGGGCCTGATCCTGTGGAGTGCTTTCTTCCACCGGCGCAGCCGCACGAAGGTCGAAGTTCCTCCGCAGACCCGGTACAACATGCCGATCGAGGCGCTGTACACGGTGGTCCCGATCATCATCGTCTCCGTGCTGTTCTACTTCACGGCACGCGACGAGTCGAAGCTCCTGAGCCTCGACAAGAAGCCCGACGTCACGGTCAACGTGGTCGGCTTCCAGTGGAGCTGGTGCTTCAACTACGTCGAGAACGTCGAAGGCTCCACCGGCGACGCGAAGACGGACAAGAACCTGGCCGCGATCCCGGACCGGTACAAGAAGGACTTCCCGGCCGACGCGGGCGGCGTCTACACCTGCGGTGTCCCCGGTGAGCGGAACCCGCAGACCAACAACCCGGGCCCGACCCTCTGGCTCCCCGAGGGCAAGACGGTTCGCTTCGTTCTGACCTCGCGTGACGTCATCCACTCCTTCTGGGTGGTGCCGTTCCTCATGAAGCAGGACGTCATCCCGGGTCACACCAATGCCTTCCAGGTGGTCCCCAACCATGAGGGCACCTTCCTGGGCAAGTGCGCCGAGCTCTGCGGCGTCGACCACTCCCGGATGCTGTTCAACGTGAAGGTGGTCTCCCCCGAGCGCTACGAGCAGCACCTCAAGGACCTCGCCAAGAAGGGGCAGACCGGTTACGTTCCCGCGGGCATCGAGCAGACCGCCCATGAGAAGAACCGGGAGACGAACAACCTGTGA
- the nadA gene encoding quinolinate synthase NadA, which yields MTTAQTTELDVQPTPLALLLLGREADPKSERGVECPGDLPSPSDPDLVERARAAKEKLGDKVFVLGHHYQRDEVIQFADVTGDSFKLARDAAARPEAEYIVFCGVHFMAESADILTSDDQKVVLPDLAAGCSMADMATAEQVAECWDVLTEAGIAEQVVPVSYMNSSADIKAFTGKHGGTICTSSNAQRALEWAFEQGEKVLFLPDQHLGRNTAVRDMGMSLEDCVVYNPHKPNGGLTAEQLRAAKMILWRGHCSVHGRFSLESVEDVRARIPGVNVLVHPECRHEVVAAADHVGSTEYIIKALEAAPAGSKWAIGTELNLVRRLANRFAPEGKEIVFLDKTVCFCSTMNRIDLPHLVWALESLAEGKLVNRIEVDQETEAFAKLALERMLALP from the coding sequence GTGACCACCGCCCAGACCACGGAGCTCGACGTACAGCCGACTCCGCTCGCCCTGTTGCTGCTCGGCCGTGAGGCCGACCCGAAGAGCGAGCGGGGTGTCGAGTGCCCCGGCGACCTGCCCTCGCCCTCCGACCCGGACCTGGTCGAGCGCGCCCGGGCGGCCAAGGAGAAGCTCGGTGACAAGGTCTTCGTGCTCGGCCACCACTACCAGCGCGACGAGGTCATCCAGTTCGCCGACGTCACGGGCGACTCCTTCAAGCTGGCCCGGGACGCGGCCGCCCGCCCGGAGGCCGAGTACATCGTGTTCTGCGGTGTGCACTTCATGGCCGAGTCGGCGGACATCCTGACGTCGGACGACCAGAAGGTGGTCCTGCCCGACCTCGCGGCCGGCTGCTCGATGGCCGACATGGCCACGGCCGAGCAGGTCGCCGAGTGCTGGGACGTACTGACCGAGGCCGGCATAGCCGAGCAGGTCGTGCCCGTCTCGTACATGAACTCGTCCGCGGACATCAAGGCGTTCACGGGCAAGCACGGCGGCACGATCTGCACCTCGTCCAACGCCCAGCGCGCCCTCGAGTGGGCGTTCGAGCAGGGTGAGAAGGTCCTGTTCCTGCCCGACCAGCACCTCGGCCGCAACACGGCCGTCCGGGACATGGGCATGTCCCTGGAGGACTGTGTCGTCTACAACCCGCACAAGCCGAACGGCGGCCTGACCGCCGAGCAGCTGCGCGCGGCGAAGATGATCCTGTGGCGCGGCCACTGCTCGGTGCACGGCCGCTTCAGCCTGGAGTCGGTCGAGGACGTCCGCGCCCGCATCCCCGGGGTGAACGTGCTGGTGCACCCGGAGTGCCGCCACGAGGTCGTCGCCGCGGCGGACCACGTCGGCTCGACCGAGTACATCATCAAGGCGCTGGAGGCGGCCCCGGCCGGCTCGAAGTGGGCCATCGGCACCGAGCTGAACCTGGTGCGCCGCCTGGCGAACCGTTTCGCGCCCGAGGGCAAGGAGATCGTCTTCCTCGACAAGACGGTCTGCTTCTGCTCGACCATGAACCGCATCGACCTCCCCCACCTGGTCTGGGCCCTGGAGTCGCTGGCCGAGGGCAAGCTGGTCAACCGCATCGAGGTCGACCAGGAGACCGAGGCGTTCGCCAAGCTGGCACTGGAGCGGATGCTGGCGCTGCCGTAG
- a CDS encoding L,D-transpeptidase, giving the protein MSHTPRPRTVVSGTVLVIALGAGVVTACGSDGNPLAERPYDASDRISFNGPDGDGSKKADPDKPLEIVARDDDEPITDVTAVDASGRYVAGELAADGSRWHSTEPLAADAHYTVRVSTEDADGAPGRRVLTFDTGKPSGKKRLAVELGPDSGTYGVGQPITAKLSEPIKDPAQRAVVERGLKVDSTPFVPGAWYWVDDKELHYRPQDYWPAHAAIRAHSNLDGIRIGDRLWGTTSKDVDLTIGDRVIAVTDASSHSLTFYKNDEVINTIPVTTGKPGFDTRNGVKVVLGKEQFVRMRSTTVGIAEGSSESYDLPVYYATRVTWSGEYVHAAPWSVGSQGYANVSHGCTGMSTANAEWFFDHVRQGDVVKVVNSHGDTMEPFGNGFGDWNVDWPKWKTGSALITGKHRTQPDTSTLRPTAV; this is encoded by the coding sequence ATGAGCCACACACCCCGCCCCCGCACAGTCGTCAGCGGCACGGTGCTGGTGATCGCCCTCGGAGCGGGCGTCGTCACCGCCTGCGGATCCGACGGCAATCCCCTCGCCGAGCGCCCCTACGACGCGAGCGACCGGATCTCCTTCAACGGCCCCGACGGCGACGGCAGCAAGAAGGCCGACCCGGACAAGCCCCTGGAGATCGTCGCCCGGGACGACGACGAGCCCATCACCGACGTCACCGCCGTGGACGCCTCAGGCCGCTATGTGGCGGGCGAACTCGCCGCCGACGGCAGCCGCTGGCACAGCACCGAGCCGCTGGCCGCCGACGCCCACTACACGGTCCGGGTGAGCACCGAGGACGCCGACGGCGCCCCCGGCCGCCGGGTCCTCACCTTCGACACCGGCAAGCCCAGCGGCAAGAAGCGCCTGGCCGTCGAGCTCGGCCCCGACTCGGGCACGTACGGCGTCGGCCAGCCCATCACCGCCAAGCTCAGCGAGCCGATCAAGGACCCGGCCCAGCGGGCGGTGGTCGAGCGCGGCCTCAAGGTCGACTCCACGCCCTTCGTGCCGGGCGCCTGGTACTGGGTGGACGACAAGGAACTCCACTACCGTCCCCAGGACTACTGGCCCGCCCACGCCGCGATCCGCGCCCACAGCAACCTCGACGGCATCCGGATCGGCGACCGGCTCTGGGGCACCACGTCGAAGGACGTCGACCTCACCATCGGCGACCGCGTCATAGCCGTCACCGACGCCTCGTCGCACTCCCTGACGTTCTACAAGAACGACGAGGTGATCAACACCATCCCGGTCACCACCGGCAAGCCCGGCTTCGACACCCGCAACGGCGTCAAGGTCGTCCTCGGCAAGGAGCAGTTCGTCCGGATGCGCAGCACCACGGTCGGCATCGCCGAGGGCTCCTCGGAGTCGTACGACCTGCCCGTCTACTACGCGACCCGGGTGACCTGGAGCGGCGAGTACGTCCACGCCGCCCCCTGGTCCGTCGGCTCCCAGGGCTACGCGAACGTCAGCCACGGCTGCACCGGCATGAGCACCGCCAACGCCGAGTGGTTCTTCGACCACGTCCGCCAGGGAGACGTCGTCAAGGTCGTCAACAGCCACGGCGACACGATGGAACCCTTCGGCAACGGCTTCGGCGACTGGAACGTCGACTGGCCGAAGTGGAAGACGGGCAGCGCCCTGATCACAGGCAAGCACAGGACCCAGCCGGACACGTCAACTCTGAGGCCTACGGCTGTGTAG
- a CDS encoding cysteine desulfurase/sulfurtransferase TusA family protein yields MSYFDAASAAPLHPVARQALSASFDEGWADPGRLYREGRRARILLDAAREAAAEAVGCRADELVFTSSGTRAVQTGVAGVLAGRRRIGRHLIVSAVEHSSVLHSAEGLEADGGTVTRVAVGRSGAVEAGGYAEALRPDTALACLQSANHEVGTEQPVAAVAEVCRAAGVPLLVDAAQSLGWGQVRGAWSVLTASAHKWGGPSGVGLLVVRKGVRYAAREAEEFGNLPAIVAAAASLRAVRAEADREAARLRELTERIRVRVPELVPDVEVVGDPERRLPGIVTFSCLYVDGEALLHELDREGFSVSSGSSCTSSTLTPSHVLRAMGVLSEGNVRVSLPAGAVEEDVERFLAVLPGVVAGVREKLGAPAPATAVKEDVLVVDALGKRCPIPVIELAKVIGHVPVGGRVRVLSDDEAARLDIPAWCEMRGQEYEGEEPAERGSAYSVRRTS; encoded by the coding sequence GTGTCCTACTTCGATGCTGCTTCCGCCGCTCCTCTTCATCCTGTTGCCCGTCAGGCGTTGTCGGCCTCGTTCGATGAGGGGTGGGCCGATCCCGGGCGGTTGTACCGGGAGGGGCGCAGGGCCCGGATTCTGCTGGACGCCGCTCGCGAGGCCGCCGCCGAGGCCGTGGGGTGCCGGGCGGACGAGCTGGTGTTCACCTCGTCCGGGACGCGGGCCGTCCAGACGGGTGTCGCAGGGGTGTTGGCGGGCCGTCGGCGGATCGGACGTCACCTGATCGTGTCAGCCGTCGAACACTCCTCGGTGCTCCATTCGGCCGAAGGGCTGGAGGCGGACGGCGGCACGGTGACGCGGGTGGCGGTCGGGCGGAGCGGGGCGGTGGAGGCGGGCGGCTACGCGGAGGCGCTGCGGCCCGACACCGCGCTGGCGTGCCTGCAGTCGGCCAACCACGAGGTGGGGACGGAACAGCCCGTCGCGGCCGTGGCGGAGGTGTGCCGGGCGGCCGGGGTGCCGCTGCTGGTGGACGCGGCGCAGTCACTGGGGTGGGGTCAGGTGCGGGGTGCCTGGTCGGTACTGACCGCCAGTGCGCACAAATGGGGCGGCCCGTCGGGGGTCGGGCTGCTCGTGGTGCGCAAGGGGGTGCGGTACGCGGCCCGTGAGGCGGAGGAGTTCGGGAATCTGCCGGCGATCGTGGCGGCCGCCGCGTCCCTGCGGGCGGTACGGGCCGAGGCGGACCGGGAGGCGGCACGGCTGCGGGAGCTGACGGAGCGGATCCGGGTCCGGGTGCCCGAACTGGTCCCGGACGTCGAGGTCGTGGGCGATCCGGAACGACGGCTGCCGGGGATCGTCACCTTCTCCTGCCTCTACGTCGACGGGGAGGCGCTGCTCCACGAGCTGGACCGGGAGGGCTTCTCGGTGTCCTCGGGCTCGTCCTGCACCAGCAGCACCCTGACGCCGAGCCATGTGCTCAGGGCGATGGGGGTGCTGAGCGAGGGGAACGTGCGGGTGTCGTTGCCGGCCGGTGCGGTCGAGGAGGACGTGGAGCGGTTCCTGGCGGTGCTGCCGGGGGTGGTGGCGGGGGTGCGCGAGAAGCTCGGGGCACCGGCACCCGCCACGGCCGTGAAGGAGGACGTCCTGGTCGTGGACGCCCTCGGCAAGCGGTGCCCGATCCCCGTCATCGAGCTCGCGAAGGTCATCGGGCACGTACCGGTGGGCGGCCGGGTGCGGGTCCTGTCCGACGACGAGGCGGCGCGGCTGGACATTCCGGCGTGGTGCGAGATGAGGGGCCAGGAGTACGAGGGCGAGGAGCCGGCGGAGAGGGGCTCGGCGTACTCGGTCCGCCGGACGAGCTGA
- a CDS encoding carbohydrate kinase family protein, producing the protein MRIAVTGSIATDHLMTFPGRFSDQLVADQLHTVSLSFLVDNLDVRRGGVGANIAFGMGQLGTKPILVGAAGADFDDYRAWLDRHGVDTESVRISETLHTARFVCTTDADHNQIGSFYTGAMSEARLIELKTVADRVGGLDLVLIGADDPEGMLRHTEECRSRGIPFAADFSQQIARMEGEEIRILLEGATYLFSNEYEKGLIESKTGWSDAEILAKVGHRVTTLGARGVRIERDGEDPVEVGCPDEERKADPTGVGDAFRAGFLSGLAWGVSHERAAQVGCMLATLVIETVGTQEYQLRRAHFMERFTKAYGEDAAAEVRGHLG; encoded by the coding sequence GTGCGCATCGCAGTCACCGGCTCCATCGCGACCGACCACCTCATGACGTTCCCCGGACGTTTCTCCGACCAGCTCGTCGCGGACCAGCTCCACACGGTCTCGCTCTCGTTCCTGGTCGACAACCTGGACGTGCGCCGAGGCGGAGTGGGCGCGAACATCGCCTTCGGGATGGGACAGCTCGGCACCAAGCCGATCCTGGTCGGCGCCGCGGGCGCGGACTTCGACGACTACCGCGCCTGGCTGGACCGGCACGGTGTGGACACCGAGTCCGTCCGTATCTCCGAGACCCTGCACACCGCCCGCTTCGTGTGCACCACCGACGCCGACCACAACCAGATCGGCTCCTTCTACACGGGCGCGATGAGCGAGGCCCGGCTGATCGAGCTGAAGACCGTCGCCGACCGCGTCGGCGGACTCGACCTGGTCCTGATCGGCGCCGACGACCCGGAGGGCATGCTCCGCCACACGGAGGAGTGCCGTTCCCGGGGGATCCCCTTCGCCGCCGACTTCTCCCAGCAGATCGCCCGGATGGAGGGCGAGGAGATCCGGATACTGCTGGAGGGCGCCACGTACCTGTTCTCCAACGAGTACGAGAAGGGCCTCATCGAGTCCAAGACCGGCTGGTCCGACGCCGAGATCCTCGCCAAGGTCGGCCACCGCGTCACCACCCTCGGCGCGCGCGGCGTCCGTATCGAGCGGGACGGCGAGGACCCGGTCGAGGTCGGCTGCCCGGACGAGGAACGCAAGGCCGACCCGACGGGTGTCGGCGACGCCTTCCGCGCCGGGTTCCTCTCCGGCCTCGCCTGGGGCGTCTCGCACGAGCGCGCCGCCCAGGTCGGCTGCATGCTCGCGACGCTCGTCATCGAGACCGTGGGGACGCAGGAGTACCAGTTGCGGCGGGCGCACTTCATGGAGCGGTTCACCAAGGCCTACGGGGAGGACGCGGCCGCGGAGGTTCGGGGCCACCTGGGCTGA
- the ctaD gene encoding aa3-type cytochrome oxidase subunit I, translating into MSILNEPQGAAAAEDSYENELPVRRKQPGNVVVKWLTTTDHKTIGTMYLVTSFAFFLIGGVMALFMRAELARPGLQLMSNEQFNQAFTMHGTIMLLMFATPLFAGFANWIMPLQIGAPDVAFPRLNMFAYWLYLFGSLIAVGGFLTPQGAADFGWFAYSPLSDAVRSPGIGADMWIMGLAFSGFGTILGSVNFITTIICMRAPGMTMFRMPIFVWNVLLTGVLVLLAFPVLAAALFALEADRKFGAHVFDAANGGALLWQHLFWFFGHPEVYIIALPFFGIISEIIPVFSRKPMFGYMGLIAATIAIAGLSVTVWAHHMYVTGGVLLPFFSFMTFLIAVPTGVKFFNWIGTMWKGSLSFETPMLWATGFLITFTFGGLTGVILASPPMDFHVSDSYFVVAHFHYVVFGTVVFAMFAGFHFWWPKWTGKMLDERLGKITFWTLFIGFHGTFLVQHWLGAEGMPRRYADYLAQDGFTALNTISTISSFVLGLSILPFMYNVWKTAKYGKPVGVDDPWGYGRSLEWATSCPPPRHNFLTLPRIRSESPAFDLHHPEIAALEQLEHAGHGAIAGSKEAGK; encoded by the coding sequence GTGAGCATCCTCAACGAACCCCAGGGTGCCGCGGCAGCTGAAGACTCCTACGAGAACGAGCTGCCGGTCCGGCGCAAGCAGCCCGGCAATGTCGTGGTCAAGTGGCTCACCACCACCGACCACAAGACCATCGGCACGATGTACCTGGTCACGTCGTTCGCGTTCTTCCTGATCGGCGGCGTGATGGCGCTCTTCATGCGCGCCGAACTGGCCCGTCCGGGTCTGCAGCTGATGTCGAACGAGCAGTTCAACCAGGCGTTCACGATGCACGGCACGATCATGCTGCTGATGTTCGCGACGCCGCTGTTCGCCGGCTTCGCGAACTGGATCATGCCGCTGCAGATCGGTGCCCCCGACGTGGCGTTCCCGCGGCTGAACATGTTCGCCTACTGGCTCTACCTGTTCGGCTCGCTCATCGCCGTCGGCGGCTTCCTCACCCCGCAGGGTGCGGCCGACTTCGGCTGGTTCGCCTACTCCCCGCTGTCGGACGCGGTCCGCAGCCCGGGCATCGGCGCCGACATGTGGATCATGGGTCTGGCCTTCTCCGGCTTCGGCACCATCCTCGGCTCGGTCAACTTCATCACCACCATCATCTGCATGCGCGCGCCGGGCATGACCATGTTCCGCATGCCGATCTTCGTGTGGAACGTGCTGCTGACCGGTGTCCTGGTCCTGCTGGCCTTCCCGGTCCTCGCGGCCGCGCTGTTCGCCCTGGAGGCGGACCGCAAGTTCGGTGCCCATGTCTTCGACGCGGCCAACGGCGGCGCCCTGCTGTGGCAACACCTCTTCTGGTTCTTCGGCCATCCAGAGGTGTACATCATCGCCTTGCCGTTCTTCGGCATCATCAGTGAGATCATCCCGGTCTTCTCCCGCAAGCCGATGTTCGGCTACATGGGCCTGATCGCCGCGACGATCGCCATCGCCGGTCTCTCCGTGACGGTGTGGGCGCACCACATGTACGTCACCGGTGGCGTCCTGCTTCCGTTCTTCTCCTTCATGACGTTCCTCATCGCCGTACCCACCGGCGTGAAGTTCTTCAACTGGATCGGAACGATGTGGAAGGGCTCGCTGTCCTTCGAGACCCCGATGCTGTGGGCGACGGGCTTCCTCATCACCTTCACCTTCGGTGGTCTGACCGGCGTCATCCTGGCCTCGCCGCCGATGGACTTCCATGTGTCCGACTCGTACTTCGTGGTGGCGCACTTCCACTACGTCGTCTTCGGCACCGTCGTCTTCGCGATGTTCGCCGGCTTCCACTTCTGGTGGCCGAAGTGGACGGGCAAGATGCTCGACGAGCGTCTCGGCAAGATCACCTTCTGGACGCTGTTCATCGGCTTCCACGGCACCTTCCTGGTCCAGCACTGGCTGGGTGCCGAGGGCATGCCGCGTCGGTACGCCGACTACCTGGCGCAGGACGGCTTCACCGCCCTGAACACGATCTCGACGATCAGCTCGTTCGTCCTCGGCCTGTCGATCCTGCCGTTCATGTACAACGTGTGGAAGACGGCCAAGTACGGCAAGCCGGTCGGCGTCGACGACCCGTGGGGCTACGGCCGCTCCCTTGAGTGGGCGACCTCCTGCCCGCCGCCGCGGCACAACTTCCTCACCCTGCCGCGGATCCGCAGCGAATCCCCGGCGTTCGACCTGCACCACCCGGAGATCGCCGCGCTCGAGCAGCTGGAGCACGCCGGCCACGGCGCCATCGCGGGCAGCAAGGAGGCCGGCAAGTGA